One genomic region from uncultured Cohaesibacter sp. encodes:
- a CDS encoding replication-associated recombination protein A, whose product MEVSSSAGKGDETGEGASRPLADLLRPRQLEDVVGQQHLVGPDGTLTRMLKSGSLGCLILWGPPGTGKTTVARLLADGTDLHFEQISAIFSGVSDLKKVFEAARDRRRMGKTTLLFVDEIHRFNKAQQDSFLPVMEDGTVVLVGATTENPSFELNAALLSRSQVLTFQSLDDEAIGQLLSRAEEALGQSLPLDDDARTALIRMADGDGRSSLTLAQEVWRAAQEDEIFTPEQLGRILQRRAPVYDKSAEGHYNLISAFHKSIRGSDPDAALYYMCRMLDAGEDPLYILRRMTVMASEDIGLADPNALVQAQAAREAFQLVGAPEGYYALSQLAIYLATAPKSNKGYMAFHTAMKAAKTAGSLPPPKHILNAPTKFMAEQGYGDGYRYDHDEPDAFSGQDYFPEAMGRKVFYEPVERGFERELRKRLDYWARLRMERNK is encoded by the coding sequence CTGGAGGTTTCCAGCTCTGCCGGAAAAGGTGATGAGACCGGGGAGGGAGCTTCCCGGCCTCTTGCTGATTTGTTGCGTCCGAGGCAGCTGGAAGACGTTGTGGGACAACAGCATCTGGTGGGCCCGGATGGCACCCTGACGCGCATGCTGAAAAGCGGATCGCTGGGATGTCTCATCCTGTGGGGACCGCCGGGCACGGGCAAAACGACGGTCGCACGGCTTCTGGCGGATGGAACAGATCTTCATTTCGAGCAGATCTCAGCAATTTTCTCTGGTGTTTCCGACCTCAAGAAAGTGTTTGAAGCGGCTCGGGACAGGCGCCGGATGGGCAAGACGACGCTGTTGTTTGTTGATGAGATCCATCGCTTCAACAAGGCGCAGCAGGATAGCTTTCTGCCCGTTATGGAAGACGGCACGGTGGTCCTGGTTGGTGCCACAACGGAAAATCCCTCCTTTGAACTCAATGCTGCTCTTTTGTCGCGCTCTCAGGTTCTGACCTTTCAAAGCCTTGATGATGAAGCCATCGGGCAGTTGCTATCTCGCGCCGAAGAGGCCTTGGGGCAGAGCCTGCCGCTTGATGATGACGCTCGAACGGCTCTTATCCGCATGGCTGATGGCGATGGCCGCTCGTCCCTGACGTTGGCGCAGGAGGTTTGGCGGGCTGCTCAGGAAGACGAGATTTTCACGCCAGAGCAATTGGGGCGCATCCTGCAGCGCCGTGCGCCGGTGTATGACAAGTCGGCAGAAGGGCATTACAATCTGATTTCCGCCTTTCACAAGTCGATCCGCGGCTCAGATCCGGATGCCGCTCTTTATTATATGTGTCGGATGCTTGATGCGGGGGAAGATCCGTTATATATCCTCAGGCGCATGACCGTCATGGCATCCGAAGACATCGGGCTGGCTGACCCGAATGCGCTCGTTCAGGCTCAGGCCGCGCGCGAAGCATTCCAGCTGGTCGGAGCGCCAGAAGGCTATTACGCGCTCTCGCAACTGGCGATCTATCTCGCCACGGCTCCAAAATCAAACAAGGGCTATATGGCCTTTCATACAGCCATGAAGGCTGCAAAGACGGCAGGTTCCCTGCCGCCACCAAAACATATTCTCAATGCCCCGACCAAGTTCATGGCCGAGCAGGGCTATGGCGATGGCTATCGCTATGACCATGATGAACCAGACGCCTTTTCCGGGCAGGACTATTTTCCTGAAGCGATGGGGCGGAAAGTCTTTTATGAGCCGGTTGAACGCGGTTTTGAGCGGGAATTGCGCAAACGTCTGGACTATTGGGCCAGATTGAGAATGGAAAGAAACAAATGA
- a CDS encoding DegQ family serine endoprotease gives MMISRKGMATVAVLLIVAGGGYLARDFVPSSNAANKVEQPKVTQVVERVPASKAEMQLSFSPLVKEAAPAVVNVYATRKVVTRSRSPFFNDPFFERFFGQGGFGAPRERVERSLGSGVIVDHTGVIVTNHHVIDGATEVKVALADRTEFEADVVLDDEKTDLAILKVRDLKGDLPHLEFADSDDTQVGDLVLAIGNPFGVGQTVTSGIVSAVARTQVGASDYSYFVQTDAAINPGNSGGALVNMQGQLVGINSSIYTRSGGSNGIGFAIPANMVKLVADAAISGKAVQRAWFGGSLQLVSSDIASGLGLDRPQGVLVTEIYADSPAEAAGLEVGDLILKVNGKTVDSPDAFGYRFATVPLGSDVSLDVVRQGGARTIVMKAAAAPEKPPRDERYIEGYSPFDGATVLNLSPLVAQELGVDSGLKGVVISGVRNGTTSERLGLKIGDVIRKVNGQVVRNTKDLETLSKQEFRLWRLEIQRDGKLIKTTIS, from the coding sequence ATGATGATTTCGCGAAAAGGGATGGCAACAGTCGCCGTTTTGCTCATCGTGGCAGGTGGGGGGTATCTGGCGCGTGATTTCGTGCCGTCGTCCAACGCAGCCAACAAAGTCGAGCAGCCCAAAGTTACACAAGTGGTTGAGCGCGTGCCCGCCAGCAAGGCGGAGATGCAGCTTAGCTTTTCGCCTCTGGTCAAAGAGGCTGCGCCGGCTGTGGTCAACGTTTATGCCACGCGCAAGGTGGTGACTCGAAGCCGTTCGCCCTTCTTCAACGATCCATTCTTTGAACGATTTTTCGGGCAGGGCGGTTTCGGCGCACCACGCGAGCGGGTTGAGCGGTCGCTTGGCTCTGGCGTGATTGTGGACCATACGGGTGTCATTGTCACCAACCACCATGTCATTGATGGGGCAACCGAGGTGAAGGTGGCTTTGGCCGACCGCACCGAGTTTGAAGCCGATGTGGTGCTGGATGACGAAAAGACAGATTTGGCCATTCTGAAGGTCCGCGACCTGAAAGGCGATCTGCCTCATCTGGAATTTGCCGATTCGGATGATACCCAAGTTGGTGATCTGGTCTTGGCAATCGGTAACCCCTTTGGCGTGGGGCAGACTGTGACGAGCGGCATTGTCTCTGCAGTTGCGCGAACGCAGGTTGGTGCCTCTGACTATAGCTATTTCGTGCAGACTGACGCAGCCATCAACCCGGGCAACTCCGGCGGGGCTCTGGTCAATATGCAGGGGCAGTTGGTGGGCATCAACAGCTCAATCTATACCCGCTCGGGTGGGTCCAACGGGATTGGTTTTGCCATTCCTGCCAATATGGTCAAGTTGGTGGCCGATGCGGCTATTTCTGGCAAGGCGGTGCAGCGAGCCTGGTTCGGCGGTAGCTTGCAGCTGGTTAGCTCCGATATTGCGTCCGGTCTGGGCCTTGATCGTCCGCAAGGGGTGCTGGTCACCGAGATTTATGCGGATAGTCCGGCTGAAGCTGCCGGTCTGGAAGTCGGCGATCTGATTCTCAAGGTCAACGGCAAGACTGTTGATAGCCCGGATGCCTTCGGCTATCGATTTGCGACTGTGCCGCTTGGCTCTGATGTGTCACTGGATGTTGTCCGGCAGGGTGGCGCCCGCACCATAGTGATGAAGGCTGCGGCTGCGCCAGAGAAGCCACCAAGAGACGAACGCTATATTGAGGGTTATTCGCCCTTCGATGGTGCGACGGTACTTAACCTTTCGCCCCTGGTTGCTCAGGAATTGGGAGTTGACAGCGGCCTTAAAGGTGTAGTCATTTCCGGTGTAAGAAATGGCACGACATCAGAACGTCTTGGCCTTAAGATCGGGGACGTTATTCGTAAGGTCAACGGGCAGGTCGTCCGCAACACCAAGGATCTGGAAACGCTTTCCAAACAGGAGTTCCGCCTCTGGCGGCTCGAGATCCAACGCGACGGCAAGCTCATCAAGACGACAATCAGTTGA
- the rplQ gene encoding 50S ribosomal protein L17, whose protein sequence is MRHGKSGRKLNRTASHRKAMFANMAAALIKHEQIVTTLPKAKELKPIADKLITLAKRGDLHARRQAISQIRDKDMVAKLFETLGPRYEERKGGYTRVLKAGFRYGDNAPMAVIELVDRDPEARGTDSGPTAEADVEDAA, encoded by the coding sequence ATGCGCCACGGCAAATCAGGTCGCAAGCTCAATCGCACCGCTTCTCATCGCAAAGCAATGTTCGCCAACATGGCAGCAGCTTTGATCAAACATGAGCAAATTGTTACCACTCTGCCTAAGGCTAAAGAACTGAAGCCGATTGCAGACAAACTCATCACTCTGGCTAAACGTGGCGATCTTCACGCACGTCGTCAGGCTATCTCTCAGATTCGCGACAAAGACATGGTTGCAAAACTGTTTGAAACGCTTGGCCCACGCTACGAAGAACGCAAAGGTGGTTACACCCGCGTACTCAAAGCCGGTTTCCGTTATGGCGACAACGCTCCGATGGCTGTCATCGAGCTGGTTGACCGTGATCCGGAAGCACGCGGCACGGACTCCGGTCCTACTGCAGAAGCTGATGTGGAAGACGCAGCGTAA
- a CDS encoding DNA-directed RNA polymerase subunit alpha produces the protein MIQKNWQELIKPTKLEITPGDDELRVAKVVAEPLERGFGMTLGNALRRVLLSSLQGAAVTSIQIDGVLHEFSSIAGVREDVTDLILNVKEISLRMEGEGPKRMVLRKEGPGVVRAGDIQVVGDVEILNPELPLCTLDVGAELRMEFTVDSGKGYVTATQNRPDDAPIGLIPVDSLYSPVKRVAYNVENTRQGQDLDFDKLTMTIETDGSVKPEDAVAYAARILQDQLSIFVNFEEPEKEVVQEQTQELAFNPALLKKVDELELSVRSANCLKNDNIVYIGDLIQKTEAEMLRTPNFGRKSLNEIKEVLAQMGLHLGMEVQAWPPENIDDLAKRYEDQY, from the coding sequence GTGATTCAGAAAAACTGGCAGGAACTCATCAAGCCAACCAAACTCGAAATCACCCCTGGTGACGACGAATTGCGTGTCGCCAAAGTGGTTGCCGAGCCTCTGGAACGTGGCTTTGGCATGACTTTGGGCAATGCCCTGCGTCGTGTTCTGCTTTCATCCTTGCAGGGTGCAGCGGTAACCTCCATCCAGATTGATGGTGTGTTGCATGAATTCTCTTCTATTGCAGGTGTTCGCGAAGACGTGACGGATCTGATCCTGAACGTTAAAGAGATCTCTCTGCGCATGGAAGGGGAAGGTCCGAAACGCATGGTGCTTCGTAAAGAAGGACCGGGTGTTGTTCGGGCTGGCGACATTCAGGTTGTCGGGGACGTCGAAATTCTGAACCCTGAGCTGCCACTTTGCACGCTTGACGTGGGTGCAGAATTGCGCATGGAATTTACCGTTGATAGCGGTAAGGGCTATGTGACTGCGACTCAGAACCGCCCAGATGATGCTCCTATCGGTCTTATTCCGGTGGACAGCCTCTATTCTCCGGTCAAACGCGTTGCTTACAATGTCGAGAATACCCGTCAGGGTCAGGACCTCGACTTTGACAAGCTGACGATGACGATCGAAACCGATGGCTCGGTCAAACCTGAAGACGCTGTGGCTTATGCTGCACGCATTCTACAGGACCAGCTGTCTATCTTCGTCAATTTTGAAGAGCCAGAGAAGGAAGTTGTTCAGGAACAGACCCAGGAGTTGGCTTTCAACCCGGCACTTCTCAAGAAAGTGGACGAGTTGGAACTGTCTGTCCGTTCTGCAAACTGCCTGAAAAACGACAACATTGTTTACATCGGCGATCTTATCCAGAAGACGGAAGCGGAAATGCTTCGCACTCCGAACTTTGGGCGCAAGTCGCTTAACGAGATCAAGGAAGTCCTTGCTCAGATGGGTCTGCATCTTGGCATGGAAGTTCAGGCTTGGCCGCCTGAAAATATCGACGATCTCGCAAAGCGCTACGAAGATCAGTATTAA
- the rpsK gene encoding 30S ribosomal protein S11 — MAKDASRVKRRERKNITSGVAHVNSTFNNTMITISDAQGNTISWSSAGAMGFKGSRKSTPFAAQMAGEDAGKKAAEHGMKTLEVEVRGPGSGRESALRALQAAGFTITSIRDVSPIPHNGCRPRKRRRV; from the coding sequence ATGGCTAAAGATGCCTCGCGCGTTAAGCGTCGCGAACGTAAAAATATTACGTCTGGCGTAGCGCATGTGAATTCAACCTTCAACAACACCATGATCACCATCTCTGACGCTCAGGGGAATACTATCTCCTGGTCTTCAGCTGGTGCTATGGGGTTCAAGGGCTCTCGTAAGTCCACCCCGTTCGCCGCTCAGATGGCTGGTGAAGATGCAGGTAAAAAAGCTGCCGAACATGGCATGAAAACTCTCGAAGTTGAAGTTCGCGGTCCTGGTTCAGGGCGTGAATCCGCACTTCGTGCTTTGCAGGCAGCGGGCTTTACTATTACGTCCATCCGTGACGTGTCCCCAATCCCGCACAATGGTTGTCGTCCGCGCAAGCGTCGTCGCGTCTAA
- the rpsM gene encoding 30S ribosomal protein S13: MARIAGVNIPTNKRVIIALQYIHGIGPKFAKEIVEQVNITPERRVNELSDAEVLKIREVIDAGYTVEGDLRRQTSMNIKRLMDLACYRGLRHRRGLPVRGQRTHTNARTRKGPAKAIAGKKK, translated from the coding sequence GTGGCCCGTATTGCTGGCGTCAATATACCGACGAACAAGCGCGTCATCATCGCGCTTCAATATATCCATGGCATTGGCCCGAAATTCGCCAAGGAAATTGTTGAACAAGTCAACATTACTCCTGAGCGTCGTGTCAACGAACTGTCTGATGCTGAAGTCTTGAAAATCCGCGAAGTGATCGATGCCGGTTACACCGTGGAAGGTGATCTGCGTCGTCAGACGTCGATGAACATCAAGCGCCTCATGGATCTGGCTTGCTACCGTGGCCTGCGCCATCGTCGTGGCCTGCCTGTTCGCGGTCAGCGCACACACACCAACGCTCGTACCCGCAAGGGTCCTGCAAAAGCGATCGCTGGTAAAAAGAAATAA
- a CDS encoding adenylate kinase, which yields MRLILLGPPGAGKGTQAERLVNDFSICQLSTGEMLRAAVAAKTPVGLQVEQILERGELVSDEVVCAIISDRIDEADCANGFILDGFPRTIAQAEALDELLKEKDLKLDAVVEISVDEGILLSRIEKRASETVGGARADDNAESLKKRLAVYREQTAPLIDYYAKTGLLKTVDGMQDIEAVAASIKNVLS from the coding sequence ATGAGATTGATTCTGCTGGGACCACCGGGTGCGGGTAAGGGTACGCAGGCTGAACGACTGGTGAATGACTTTAGTATTTGCCAGCTATCTACCGGTGAAATGTTGCGCGCAGCTGTTGCTGCCAAGACGCCAGTAGGCCTGCAAGTGGAACAGATCCTGGAACGTGGCGAACTGGTTTCAGATGAAGTGGTCTGCGCGATCATTTCCGACCGTATCGACGAAGCAGATTGTGCCAATGGGTTCATTCTCGATGGCTTCCCGCGTACGATCGCTCAGGCTGAAGCTCTGGACGAGTTGCTTAAAGAAAAAGATCTCAAGCTGGATGCTGTGGTCGAGATCAGCGTGGACGAAGGCATCCTTCTGTCTCGCATCGAAAAGCGTGCGTCCGAGACCGTGGGCGGTGCCCGTGCCGATGACAATGCTGAATCGCTGAAAAAGCGTCTGGCTGTCTATCGTGAGCAGACAGCTCCCCTGATCGACTATTATGCCAAGACAGGTCTTCTGAAGACTGTTGATGGTATGCAGGACATCGAAGCTGTTGCGGCTTCCATCAAGAACGTCCTGTCATAA
- the secY gene encoding preprotein translocase subunit SecY: MASAAEQLAANINFGAFAKADELKKRIWFTLGALLVYRLGTYIPLPGINPEALANAFNSHQNGILGLFNMFSGGAVGRMAIFALGIMPYISASIIIQLMTTVSPTLEQLKKDGARGQKTINQYTRYGTVILATLQAYGISVGLEGSSNIVLDPGLFFRFSTVLTLVGGTMFMMWLGEQITARGIGNGISLIIFSGIVANLPTAVAHTLELGRQGTLSTAVILGVIVVAALVIAFIVFMERAQRRLIIQYPKRQVGNKMFQGDSSHLPLKLNTSGVIPPIFASSLLLLPTTVVNFISRDGSGPDWLNTVTALLGHGQPLYMLLYAALIVFFVFFYTAIVFNPQDTADNLKKHGGFIPGIRPGQRTAEYIDKILTRISVIGAIYLVLVCLLPEFLISATGVPFYFGGTSLLIVVSVTMDTVSQIQGHLLAQQYEGLVKKSKLRGKRR, translated from the coding sequence ATGGCTTCGGCAGCAGAACAACTCGCCGCCAATATTAACTTTGGCGCCTTTGCAAAGGCAGACGAACTGAAAAAACGCATCTGGTTTACGCTGGGTGCTTTGTTGGTTTATCGCCTTGGTACTTATATTCCGCTTCCAGGGATCAACCCTGAAGCCCTGGCTAATGCCTTCAATAGCCATCAGAACGGTATTCTTGGCCTGTTCAACATGTTCTCTGGCGGCGCGGTCGGTCGTATGGCCATCTTTGCGCTCGGGATCATGCCTTACATTTCCGCCTCCATTATCATTCAGTTGATGACTACGGTGTCTCCGACCCTGGAACAGCTGAAAAAGGATGGGGCGCGCGGTCAAAAGACCATCAACCAATATACCCGCTACGGTACCGTCATTCTTGCCACGCTGCAGGCATACGGGATCTCTGTCGGGCTTGAAGGGTCCAGCAATATCGTATTGGACCCGGGTTTGTTTTTCCGCTTCTCCACCGTGCTGACGCTTGTTGGTGGCACAATGTTCATGATGTGGCTGGGCGAGCAGATCACTGCACGCGGTATCGGCAACGGTATCTCCCTGATCATCTTCTCGGGTATTGTGGCCAACCTGCCAACGGCTGTTGCGCATACCCTTGAGCTGGGTCGTCAGGGCACGCTTTCCACCGCAGTTATTCTGGGTGTGATTGTCGTTGCTGCTCTCGTTATTGCTTTCATCGTCTTCATGGAACGTGCTCAGCGTCGTCTGATCATTCAGTATCCGAAGCGTCAGGTCGGTAACAAGATGTTCCAGGGCGATAGCTCGCATCTGCCACTGAAGCTGAACACGTCCGGCGTTATTCCGCCGATCTTTGCCTCATCTCTGCTGCTGTTGCCAACCACCGTGGTGAACTTCATTTCCCGCGACGGTTCCGGGCCTGATTGGCTCAACACGGTGACTGCGCTGCTGGGGCATGGTCAACCTCTGTATATGCTGCTATATGCTGCCTTGATTGTTTTCTTCGTTTTCTTCTACACAGCGATTGTGTTCAATCCGCAAGACACTGCGGATAATCTGAAGAAGCATGGCGGCTTTATTCCGGGTATTCGTCCCGGGCAGCGGACGGCAGAGTATATTGACAAGATCCTGACCCGAATTTCTGTGATCGGTGCGATCTATCTGGTTCTCGTTTGTCTATTGCCCGAGTTTCTTATCTCCGCAACTGGCGTTCCATTCTACTTCGGGGGCACGTCCCTGTTGATTGTGGTCAGCGTAACCATGGATACGGTTTCTCAGATCCAGGGACATTTGCTGGCCCAACAATATGAAGGGCTGGTCAAGAAATCGAAGCTAAGAGGAAAACGTCGATGA
- the rplO gene encoding 50S ribosomal protein L15, translated as MKLNEIRDNDGATHSRKRVGRGIGSGLGKTGGRGVKGQKSRSGVAIKGFEGGQMPLHRRLPKRGFNNIFAKDFNTVSVGRIQQAIDAGKLDASAPVTVATLKEAGVVRRVRDGVRLLSDGELSAKVSFEIEGASKAAIAAVEKAGGSVKIIGAEE; from the coding sequence ATGAAGCTCAACGAAATTCGCGATAACGACGGCGCTACGCATTCCCGCAAGCGCGTTGGTCGCGGCATCGGGTCTGGTCTGGGTAAAACCGGCGGACGTGGTGTCAAAGGTCAGAAGTCTCGCTCGGGTGTTGCTATCAAGGGCTTTGAAGGTGGTCAGATGCCATTGCATCGTCGTCTTCCAAAGCGCGGCTTTAACAACATCTTTGCAAAAGACTTCAATACCGTTTCCGTTGGACGTATTCAGCAGGCAATTGATGCTGGCAAACTGGATGCTTCGGCTCCGGTTACTGTAGCCACCCTCAAGGAAGCTGGTGTTGTGCGTCGTGTACGTGACGGTGTGCGCCTGCTTAGCGATGGCGAACTGTCTGCAAAAGTTTCCTTCGAAATCGAAGGTGCTTCCAAGGCAGCAATAGCCGCAGTGGAAAAAGCTGGTGGATCTGTAAAGATCATCGGTGCAGAAGAATAA
- the rpmD gene encoding 50S ribosomal protein L30, producing MATKEQGTVTVEQIGSPLRRPKDQQATLIGLGLNKLHRRRTLQDTPEVRGMIAKVSHLVRVVDQD from the coding sequence ATGGCAACTAAGGAACAGGGCACCGTTACTGTAGAACAGATCGGCAGCCCTCTGCGTCGGCCAAAAGATCAGCAAGCTACGCTGATCGGTCTTGGCCTTAACAAATTGCATCGTCGTCGTACTCTGCAGGACACTCCTGAGGTTCGCGGCATGATCGCTAAAGTCTCTCACCTTGTCCGCGTAGTGGACCAGGACTAA
- the rpsE gene encoding 30S ribosomal protein S5 translates to MNKKPDRNDREERESEFVDRLVHINRVAKVVKGGRRFGFAALVVIGDQKGRVGFGHGKAREVPEAIRKASDAAKRNMIRVPLREGRTLHHDVYGRHGAGKVTLRAAPAGTGIIAGGPMRAVFETLGVQDVVAKSVGTSNPYNMVRATFDALKAEDSPRGVAARRGLKVSTLQARRRVSDGGRSDS, encoded by the coding sequence ATGAACAAGAAACCTGATCGTAACGATCGTGAAGAGCGCGAAAGCGAATTCGTCGACCGCCTCGTCCACATCAACCGCGTTGCTAAAGTGGTTAAGGGTGGCCGCCGGTTCGGTTTCGCTGCGCTAGTCGTTATTGGTGACCAGAAGGGCCGTGTTGGCTTTGGTCACGGCAAGGCACGCGAAGTGCCAGAGGCCATTCGCAAGGCATCTGACGCAGCCAAACGGAATATGATCCGTGTACCACTCCGCGAGGGTCGCACCCTGCATCATGACGTTTATGGTCGCCACGGCGCCGGTAAAGTCACGCTGCGTGCAGCTCCTGCTGGTACTGGTATCATCGCGGGTGGTCCGATGCGTGCTGTGTTTGAAACACTGGGCGTGCAGGATGTGGTTGCCAAGTCTGTTGGTACTTCCAACCCGTACAACATGGTTCGTGCAACCTTTGACGCATTGAAAGCAGAAGACAGCCCTCGTGGCGTTGCTGCTCGTCGCGGTCTGAAGGTTTCCACGCTCCAGGCTCGTCGTCGTGTCTCTGATGGGGGGCGCTCTGACAGCTAA
- the rplR gene encoding 50S ribosomal protein L18, whose amino-acid sequence MAKALSQFERRRARVRRALKKTANGRPRLSVNRSSKHIYAQIIDDVQGVTLVAASSIEKDLREKLKTGADTAAASEVGKLIAERAVAAGLKDVVFDRGGYIYHGRIKSLADAAREGGLNF is encoded by the coding sequence ATGGCGAAGGCACTATCTCAGTTTGAGCGTCGTCGTGCACGTGTACGTCGCGCCCTGAAAAAGACTGCCAACGGCCGTCCGCGTTTAAGTGTTAACCGGTCTTCCAAGCATATTTACGCTCAGATCATTGACGATGTACAAGGTGTTACGCTCGTAGCAGCTTCTTCCATCGAAAAAGATCTGCGTGAAAAGCTGAAAACCGGCGCGGACACAGCCGCCGCTTCTGAAGTTGGCAAACTGATCGCTGAGCGAGCAGTTGCAGCCGGCCTGAAGGACGTGGTCTTTGATCGTGGTGGTTATATCTATCACGGACGTATCAAATCGCTCGCAGATGCTGCGCGCGAAGGCGGATTGAATTTCTAA
- the rplF gene encoding 50S ribosomal protein L6, with amino-acid sequence MSRIGKKPVAVPSGVTATIDGKTVKAKGPKGELSFVLNEDVDAKMTDDGILVEPRNKSKTARSLWGMSRTQILNILNGVSAGFEKKLDINGVGYRAQMKGKDLQLALGFSHDVVYEVPEGITVACPKPTEIVVTGIDKQAVGQVAAEIRKYRSPEPYKGKGVKYSDEFIFRKEGKKK; translated from the coding sequence ATGTCACGTATTGGCAAAAAGCCTGTTGCAGTCCCTAGCGGTGTTACTGCGACAATTGATGGCAAGACCGTCAAAGCGAAGGGTCCGAAGGGTGAACTCTCTTTCGTACTCAACGAAGACGTCGATGCCAAAATGACGGATGATGGTATTCTGGTAGAACCACGCAACAAGTCCAAAACTGCGCGGTCTCTTTGGGGCATGTCCCGTACCCAGATTCTCAACATCCTGAATGGTGTTTCTGCAGGTTTCGAAAAGAAACTTGATATCAACGGTGTGGGTTACCGCGCGCAGATGAAGGGCAAAGACCTTCAGCTCGCTCTCGGCTTCTCTCATGATGTTGTCTATGAAGTTCCCGAAGGGATCACGGTTGCTTGTCCTAAGCCAACCGAGATCGTCGTGACCGGCATTGACAAACAGGCCGTTGGTCAGGTTGCTGCAGAGATCCGTAAATATCGTAGTCCTGAGCCTTACAAGGGCAAAGGCGTGAAATATAGTGATGAATTTATCTTCCGCAAGGAAGGTAAGAAGAAGTAA
- the rpsH gene encoding 30S ribosomal protein S8, translating to MAMTDPLGDMLTRIRNAQMRKKTKVSTPASKLRQRVLDVLASEGYIRGYTTVEFEGGKSELEVELKYFDGEPVIREIQRVSKPGRRVYASVKNIPIIHNGLGVSIVSTPKGVMADHDARENNVGGEVLCRVF from the coding sequence ATGGCAATGACTGATCCCCTTGGGGATATGTTGACCCGCATCCGCAATGCGCAGATGCGTAAAAAAACAAAGGTTTCCACTCCTGCATCCAAATTGCGTCAGCGCGTGCTTGACGTTTTGGCTTCAGAAGGGTACATCCGCGGCTACACCACCGTCGAATTCGAAGGCGGCAAGTCCGAACTCGAGGTCGAGCTGAAATACTTCGATGGAGAGCCGGTGATCCGTGAAATCCAACGCGTGTCCAAGCCTGGTCGTCGCGTGTATGCATCGGTTAAGAATATTCCGATCATTCACAACGGTCTGGGCGTGTCGATCGTCTCCACTCCGAAAGGGGTTATGGCCGATCATGACGCTCGCGAGAACAACGTGGGTGGTGAGGTTCTCTGCCGCGTCTTCTGA
- the rpsN gene encoding 30S ribosomal protein S14, producing MAKKSAVEKNKARARLADKYSAKRAKLKALAKDESLSLEERFKARLKLAELPRNSASIRIRNRCEVTGRPRGYYRKLKMSRISLRELGNEGQIPGLVKSSW from the coding sequence ATGGCTAAAAAGAGCGCTGTCGAAAAGAACAAAGCTCGCGCACGGCTGGCAGACAAATATTCTGCAAAGCGTGCAAAGCTGAAAGCCCTGGCAAAGGATGAGTCCCTGTCGCTTGAAGAGCGCTTCAAGGCTCGTTTGAAACTTGCAGAGCTTCCACGCAACTCCGCATCCATCCGCATCCGCAATCGTTGCGAAGTGACTGGCCGTCCACGCGGCTACTATCGCAAATTGAAGATGTCCCGTATTTCACTTCGCGAACTGGGCAACGAGGGTCAAATCCCTGGCCTGGTGAAGTCGAGCTGGTAA
- the rplE gene encoding 50S ribosomal protein L5, translating into MAEAAYTPRLKTLYEDVIRAKMQEQFNFSNPHRMPKLEKVVLNMGVGEAVNDSKKVKSALEDLQAIAGQQPVVTKARKSIATFKVREGMPIGVKVTLRGDRMYEFLDRLITIALPRVRDFRGLNGKSFDGNGNYAMGLKEHIVFPEIDYDKVDQIWGMDIIVCTSTSNDDEARALLTEFNFPFNR; encoded by the coding sequence ATGGCTGAGGCTGCTTACACCCCGCGTCTCAAGACGCTGTATGAAGATGTCATCCGCGCCAAAATGCAGGAACAGTTCAACTTCTCCAATCCTCACCGGATGCCGAAGCTTGAAAAAGTCGTTCTGAACATGGGCGTTGGTGAAGCGGTTAACGATTCCAAGAAAGTTAAGTCTGCCTTGGAAGATCTGCAGGCAATTGCCGGTCAGCAGCCGGTAGTGACCAAAGCGCGCAAATCCATCGCGACCTTCAAGGTTCGTGAAGGCATGCCGATTGGTGTAAAAGTTACTCTGCGCGGCGACCGTATGTATGAATTTCTCGATCGTCTGATCACAATCGCGCTGCCTCGCGTACGCGACTTCCGTGGTCTTAACGGGAAGAGCTTTGACGGCAACGGCAACTATGCCATGGGCCTGAAAGAGCATATCGTCTTTCCAGAGATCGATTATGACAAAGTTGACCAGATCTGGGGCATGGACATTATCGTTTGCACGAGCACGAGCAACGATGATGAAGCACGCGCCCTTCTGACAGAATTCAACTTCCCGTTCAACCGTTAA